GGGATCTACCGTATCCAAATCGATTTTTTTACCGCCGTTTCCTATAACGAAAGCATCTACGATACCTTCGCCTCCGTCCGCCATAGGTATTTTAATTATATTGGCATCACTCGATACTTTCTTTATCCCTTTTTCCATTGCACTGCATGCATAAACGGAACTCATGCTTCCTTTGAAAGAATCGGGAGCTAAAACAAACTTCATAAATATACCCTCCAAAAGATATTACATAGATAACTTATATATTTTTAATATCATTGACATTTAAATTCTTAATGTCCTATAGTATAACACAGCTCTATTTTCTATGCCTTTTATACATTATATCAAAGTTTTTATCATTAATGGATATATCTTTAAAAGAAGTCAGCAAATCCATATATTTAAAAAAATTGTTTTATAATATTTATCGTATTCAACCCCGGTTCTTCTTCGTTATGAAAACCATCAGATGAATGTTTGAATATTTTTTCCCTTATCTAAAAAATGTTCTATATTATGATTATTAGCATATTTTAATTAAGATAGCTAAAATCACATAAATTGATGTTAAGAGCGGGATAAAGAGAATTATCGTATTTAAAATCCATAATTATTATGGTACCGAAGTAAAGTGAAAATCAACAGGAACTACCAAAACAACTTATATTCTTGCTGATAGTACTGAATTTAATGTATTATGTTTAGCAAAGTGCATAGAACTGAAAAAAGTAATTATATATCCGATATGAGTTGTTATTTTGATTATTCGATTAGAAATCCAAACATAATTTCAGAGGTAAACAAAAGATAAGGATATATAGTAAGCACAATTTTATTACAAATATTTATTATTTATCCCATTTATCGTATTAAAAACCAAAATTATTCTATATTTATCTATAATATGTTTCATATATTACATAATTTAGCTTGTTTATAAATTATTTATTTAAAAATAATAAAGAATATATAACAATCATTCTTCATTAATATTTGATTAAAAATATCCGAATTTCGGGATAAATGTTTGCTTTTAACCATAATAAGTGTTATCCTAGTAAAGAATATTGTATCCCTTGAGATTTATACTTATTAAAACTTATAAAATACAATATTTTTTCCCTTCATGTAAGGTATTCATTTACCTTACATGTTTTTATTTTAAATATAAATAACTCTAAAAGGTATCAATTTTATTATTGGTACCTTTAATTATTGACCAAAAAGTAAACTTCACGATATGACATAAAATAAACATAGCTTATTATTGTATAATCAGATTTAAACAGTTCTGTGTAAAGGAGGATTATATGGACGATAAAAGGAAAAGAAGTATAATTCACAATGTAATGAATGATATAAGTAACATCATAGGGCTTAATAATTTATTGATACTTGAAGACAATAAATCCGACCAAAAGAGAATAAAGAAAAAAATAAAGTTATATTATGAATTTATATATAAGGAATGCAGACCTATCATAGATAATAAAGAAGATATAAATGAAATTTCCACTGCATTTGAAGGCGAGTATTTAAGAGTATTTAAAAAGGCTATAGAAAATAATATCTCTAACACTGAAAATTACAAAGAGTAATGTTGGATTGGCGTTTTATTTTGTAATTAACATCTAATATTTTCAGTTTTCCAAAAATAAAAAGGAATGGTTTTCCATTCCTTTTTTGTCTATATAATTATATGATAAATAAGATTTGTAAACATACAAAGTCCTATACCGCATACTGTCGGGAGAACAAATGCCAAAGCCGTCCATTTTAAGCTTTTGGTCTCGCTTTTAATGGTCATTAAAGTCGTGGCACATGGAAAATGCAACAAAGTAAATATCATTACATTGACCGCAGTTAAAATAGTCCAGCCGTTTGCTATAAGTACCTTCCCTATTTCCATAGTATTTTCTATATCCACCATAGTTCCCTTACCTAAATAACACATCAGTATTATAGGAAGCACTATTTCATTTGCGGGAAGCCCCAAAATAAACGCAGTCAGGATATAACCGTCGAGTCCCATCAGCTGAGCAAAAGGATTTAAAAATGTGGCTATATGAGTTAGTATACTTGCATTTCCTATGCCTATATTTGCCATAAGCCATATAACTATCCCCGCAGGAGCGGCAAATACCATTGCACGCCCGAGAACGTATAATGTCCTGTCAAATATCGACCTAACCAAAATCCTTCCTATCTGAGGTTTTCTGTAAGGAGGAAGCTCCAAAGTCAATGTACTTGGCATTCCCTTTAAAACAGTCTTGGATAAAAATTTGGAAATAAACAAAGTCAGTAGTATTCCAAGAATTATTACGAAAAGAACCGCTAAGGTAGATAGGATAGAATTCCCAAAACTAAATCCTACACCGCCTATAAATATGGAAGCTACCGCTATCAAAAACGGAAATCTGCCGTTACATGGAACAAAAGCGTTCGTTAAAATCGCTATTAGTCTTTCTCTCGTTGAATTTATTATCCTGCATCCGATCACTCCTGCAGCATTACAGCCAAATCCCATGCACATGGTGAGTGCCTGTTTACCCGACGCACAGGCCTTTTTAAAGTAATGGTCGAGATTGAATGCAATTCTCGGAAGATATCCGAGGTCTTCAAGAATAGTAAACAGTGGAAAGAATATTGCCATAGGAGGAAGCATAACGCTTATGACCCATGAAAGAGTATTATACATACCATCTATCAGAACTCCTTTTAAAAAGGCGGGAGCATGAAGATAATCAAACAGTGCATACAATTTATCCCCGACATAACCGAAGAAAACGGAAAGCATTTCTGAAGGATAATTTGCCCCGGTGATCGTTAGCCAAAATATCACTCCGAGGAACAATATCATCAGCGGGATACCAAAAGTCTTAGACGTTAGGATTTTATCAACTTTTCTGTCCCTGTCATTATAATCCCTTACTTCATATTCCAAAACATCTTCACATATTTCCTCATCGTTTTGAAGTATTTCTTCAACTACCCTGTCTCTAAAATTATTTTTTGTTATATTATTGGTCATCAGTTTTATTTTGACCTTTTCGACTGTAGATATTATGCTTTTATTACCAAGCAAATCTATTTCAAGATAATTTTCAAGAGATTTGAGTATTTTTTCATCACCGTCTATGAGTTTAAGTGCTATCCATCTGTGCAAATATGTATTTTTGATACTTGTCTGTTTTAATTTTTCCGTTATTTTTTCAATAGCGTCTTCTATGTGCTCGTTATATTTTATACATTTTGGATTAACTTTTATTTTATTGGTACAAACACTGTAAATAGCACTTAGTAATCTGTTTAAAGTCTTTGGACGCCTTGCGGTAACTCCTACCACAGGAACGCCCAAATACTCGCTTAACAGTTCCAGATTGATTTTTATACCTTTTTTCTTTGCTTCATCAAGCAAATTTACGCATACTATTACATTATTGGTTATTTCAAAAGTCTGAAATACCAAATTTAAATTTCTCTCCAAAGCAGTTGAGTCAACGACTATGACCGTGACGTCTGCCTGCCCGAAACATATATAATTTCTTGCTATCTCTTCTTCTTCGGAATTAGACATCAATGAATATGTACCAGGTATATCTACGAATAATAAGTCTTTGTCTTTGTATCTGCATTTTCCTACAGCATTGCTAACGGTCTTACCGGGCCAGTTTCCTGTGTGCTGGTGCATTCCCGTAAGAGCATTAAAGACAGTGGATTTACCTACATTCGGATTTCCAGCAAGACCTATCGTGAAATCGCAGCCTATGGCCTTTTCAAAAACATCTGCTTCCAAAACCTTAGCTCCGGTTGAGCTTGAAGTGAGCCCCATAATTTCCTCCCTTTTACATTATTTAATATCATAATATGTAAAAAGCAAAAAATATGTTACAAGAATTATACTTCAAATACCTCTATTTTATCAGCATCTTCTTTTCTGAATGCTATTATACTTCCTCTTATTTCGTATGCTCTGGGGTCTCCCAAAGGGCTTATGAGCACAGGTTTGATTTTGGTACCTTTTACTACACCCAAATCTAAAAATCGTCTTCTGTCGTCTCCCTCACAATTAATATCCAGAACTTTACCTAAATTTCCTATTTCAACTTTACTTAGTACCTTTCGTTTTTCCATTTTGCCCTCCTAGTACTTTCCATTACTATAGTATGAAACATTACTTTTTTTCGTTACAATTCAAGGGGAGCTACCCCTTTCACCCTTTATAAGGGACTCTGTCCCTTAAGAACCCTGCGAATATTTTTCCGAAGCAAAAAATATTCGATAAAATGCTTTCACTCAATCGCCGTGACGGCTCTTAACGCAGTCAAATTTTCTAAAAATCTCTGCCCGAGATTTTTGAAATGACCGCTACCCCTACCCTTTTATACAAAAATTATATCGTTTATTAAAATTAATAGCCTTTATTAGATAATATACATGTGAATGACTTAGTACGTTTAATATCCCTTTAATCAAAGCTTTTAAGCACCGCACCCAGCGGGGTCAATTCCATTATGTGACTATTAAAATACTTCGAAGAAAGCTTACTAAAATTTACTAAAGTAAATTTTAAATGTGTTAAACTCAATTAATAACACGAGAAGATTTGCATCATCAATATTTTCGAGTCGAACAAGCAAAATATGGCATGTTGTAAGGTGGAAATCCTACAGAAGCTATTTAAGGGAAAAAGCCCCTTAATTGTTTGTTTCTTTAAAAAGAAAACTTATAGTTGACAAAAAGTAGCAATAATGATATATTCACTTTAGAAATAAAAAAGATTGGAGATGAAAGGATGTTTAATTTTTCTTGCTAGTAAAAAAGAAAACATACAAAATAATTTTATTATTGATATCTTTATTTTCGTATGTAAAAAGCAAGAAAATCATATATTCTTTCAAATCTATTAGTCGCATATAAAATATAGGTATGATATATTTATTAAATGCCTACCTGCTATTAGACCGCAAGAATCGATTTTCTTGCGGTTTTATTGATTTAAAGGAGGTAAATATATGTCACTTATAAATATAAATAATCTAACTTTCGCTTATGAAGGCACTTATGAAAATATATTCGAAAATGTAAACTTAAATATAGATTCTTCATGGAAATTAGGACTTATAGGAAGAAACGGAAGAGGAAAAACCACTCTCTTAAATCTGCTTTTAGGTAAGTATGAATATAAAGGAACAATAAACACAAAGGTAAATTTCGAATATTTTCCCTTTGAAATAAATGATTTAAATAAACTTACAATAGAAATAGTCGAAGATATAAACCCTAACTATGAATACTGGCAGATAGCAAAGGAACTTAATTTACTCAGCGTAGATGAAGAAGTTTTATACAGACCGTTTTATACTTTAAGTAATGGTGAGAGAATAAAGATAATGCTAGCTTCATTGTTTACAAAGGAAAACAGCTTTTTACTGATCGATGAACCCACAAACCACTTGGATATGGAAGCAAGAGAAAAGCTTACCGAATATCTAAATTCCAAAAGCGGTTTTATTCTCGTATCTCACGACAGAACACTCTTGGATAACTCTGTAGACCACATAATATCCATAAATAAAAATAAGATAGATTTACAAAAAGGAAACTTTTCTTCTTATTTTACAAATAAAGAAAGAGAAGATAAATTTGAACTTACACAAAACGAAAAACTAAAAAGTGAGATATCAGAGCTTACAGAGGCCTCAAAAAGAACAACGGGTTGGTCTAATGAAGTTGAAAAAACAAAATATAATAAAAGAAACTCGGGGCTTAGACCGGACAGAGGGTTTATCGGTCATAAATCCGCAAAGATGATGCAAAGAGCAAAAGCTATAGAAAAAAGGAGAAATGCTTCAATAGAAGAAAAATCAAAGCTTCTTAAAAATATAGAGAAACAAGAAGATTTAAAAATAGTGGGAAGTGAATATCATACAAAGCTTCTTTTAAGACTTAATCATTTAAATATATATTATGATGATAAAGAAGCGGTTCATGATGTTACTTTTAATATAAATAAAGGCGACAGAGTTATCTTAAAAGGTAAAAACGGTTCCGGTAAATCAAGTATCCTAAAACTGATTTTAGGTAAGGATATAAAATACTCGGGAGACTTATATAAAGGAAGCAGCTTAAAAATATCTTACATTTCTCAGGATACATCTTTTTTAAAGGGCACTTTCAAAGACTTCTGTTTCGATAATGGGATTGATGAAACGATTTTTAAGACAAATCTTAGGAAATTAGATTTTGAAAGGTCGGAATTTGAAAAGAATTTGGAAGATTTAAGCTCCGGACAGAAGAAAAAGATCCTTATAGCAAAGAGTCTTACAGAGAGAGCAAATCTTTATATATGGGATGAACCGCTGAATTTCATAGATGTGTTTTCAAGGATTCAGATTGAAGAAGTTATCTTAAAGTACAAACCTACCATGATCATAGTTGAACACGACAAGGCTTTTATTGATAAGGTCGGAAGTAAGGTGGTTGAACTGGATTAAATAAAATAACCATTTAATATGAATTAAAAAAAGCAGTAAGCATAGCTTACTGCTTTTGATTATTTACCTACCAATTCATTCAAGAACGCAAGCCCGGTATCACTTGCTTCCGCAACCGTCTTTTGGATATCTTCCATCAACCTTGCGAAATACATCTGAGCTTCCATGAATTCTTTGATATCGGTTATGTTCGAGATAGTGCTGTAAAGTACATTGAATTCTTCCACTCTTTTTTCATCCGGCTGTTCGCCTTTCATCTGAGCAAGATAGAACTCATATTGAAAATCCATAAAATTCTTTATCATCTTTTTATGTTCTTCATTTTGGTCTACTTTTACGGCAGCATCCTTATACCTTTTGAATTCATCGCTTTCTTTGATTGCTTTTGCTAAATCATTAGCTTTGTCATAAACATTCATTATAATTCCTCCTATAAATTAATCTATTTTAACATACATAAGTATAGGTAAAATCATAGGTCTACGCTTAGTATTATCATATAAATACTTTTCAAGTTCGTATTTCATATCAGCTTTAATGCTGTTATAGTCAAATAATCTGTCTTTATACTTATTTAATACTTTCTTAGCAATGTCTTTAGCACCGTTTAAAAGCTCTTCGCTTTCTCGCATATACACAAATCCACGAGATACAATACCCGGACCGCTCACTACTCTCTCTTTTGTAAGAGAAACAACTACGACGAAAAGACCGTCTTCGCTTAGTTTCTTTCTGTCTTTTAGGACGATATTACCGACGTCTCCGATACCCAGACCGTCAATCATTATTAGTCCGTTTGGAGCTTCTCCGTTTACCTTAGCTTTATCGCCTATTTCAAGTATATCCCCGTTTTTCATAACGAAAATATTTTCTTCTTTCATACCAAGTTCCATAGCTAAATCTTTATGCTTAGAAAGCATTTTGTATTCACCGTGGGCAGGCATGAAATATTTAGGTTTGATAATGGAATGCATCAATTTTAATTCTTCTTTTTGAGCATGTCCGGAAACGTGTATACCTTCTGCACCTTGATATACCACATCAGCGCCAAGCTCAAATAAATTATTGATTACATCCGCAACTGTTTTTTCATTACCCGGTATAGGTGTAGCGGAGATTATTACATAATCTTCGTTTGTGATTTTAAACTGTCTGTGTTCACCGTTAGCCATCCTGCTAAGTGCAGCCATAGGCTCTCCCTGTGAACCCGTGGTTAAAATCACTACCTGTTCGGGAGCATAATTATCTACATCATTAAGTTCTATCATTATATTATCGTTGAATTTAAGATACTTAAGTTCTTTTGCAACTCCGATAACATTGACCATACTTCTTCCGCTTATCGCTACTTTTCTTTTGAATTTTTTAGCAGCATCGAATACCTGCTGAACTCTATGAACATTTGTAGCAAAAGTAGCAAGGATTATCCTCTTATTTGCACCTTCTTTAAAAAGTGTATTAAAAGTCTTCCCTACGCTTGCTTCAGATTTTGCATGTCCTTCTCTTTCCGCATTGGTACTGTCGGCGATAAGCAGATCCACACCTTCCGCACCTATTGCAGCCATCCTTTGAAGGTCTATCTGTTGATTATCTACGGGAGTATAATCTACTTTGAAGTCCCCTGTGTGGAAAACCGTTCCGCAGTTTGATTTTATATAAAGTGCACAGCTGTCAGGTATTGAATGGTTTGAAGTTACAAATTCAACACTGAATCCTTTTATCTTAACGATATGACCTTGTTTAACTATATGAAGCTTGGCACTTTCGTCAAGCCCATGTTCTGTAAGCTTCCTTTTCAGTAAACCTATTGTAAGCTTTGTACCGTAGATAGGGATATTGATTTGTTTTAATAAATACGGAATAGCTCCTATATGGTCTTCATGACCATGTGTTATGAACAGACCTCTTATTTTATGTCTGTTTTCGATAAGATAAGTAAATTCAGGTATTACTATATCGATACCGTACATATCTTCATCGGGGAATTTAAGACCGCAGTCAACGATCACTATATCGTCTTCGGTTTCAAAAACCGTAAGGTTCTTGCCGATTTCTCCAAGTCCCCCCAATGGAATGACTTTTAACTTTTTAGCCGGCTGATTATTGTTTGTCTTCTTATTATCATCTTTTTTAACCGGTCTTGATGTTCTTCTCTGGTTAGTATTTCTTCTTGTTCTGGACTTAGTTTCTTTATTAGTGTTAGTTTCTTTTTTTTGTTTCGGAAGCAATGGTTTTTCTTCCGTTTCTATTTGTTTTACATTTGTTAAAGGTGTTGCTTCAAAATTATTTTTTCTAAATGCCATTTTTTACCTTACTCGCTGTAGTAAAACTCACTAACTCTATTAAATTCATCCTCGTCCGTAACTTCTTTAACCACTAAATTGTCTTCATCTTCTTCTTCGATAATGAATAGATACGCATCCTCATCATTATCTTCTTCATATAAAACTAAATATGACTTATCTTCAAATTCAAATTCATCTTCCACTAAAAAAGAAATTTCTTCCCCTTCTTCGTTCTTTAGAACGATCACATCAACTTGTTGTTCTTCACTCATTTAAAAACCTCCTAAATTATTATTATAATCAAGATATGATGATAAAATAATCTGTGCAGCCATCATATCAATTACTTCTCTTTTTTTTCTCCAGTTGACTCCGCCGGCTTCCAAAGCTCTCTCTGCTTCTTTTGTAGAAAGCCTTTCATCCCAGAGTTCAACGGGAATATCTATTTTTTCTTTTAAAATATCACAAAATTCTTCGGTTACTAAGGCTCTTGTGCCTCTCTCTCCGCTTAAATTCAAAGGATGACCCAAGATAACAAGTCCTGTGTCATATTCTTTTATGTATTTTTTTATTTTTTCAATGTCTTCTTCTATGTTCTTGGTCCTCTTTATTACGCATATGCCCTGAGCCGTAATATGCAGTGCATCGCTTACGGCAACGCCTATACGGCTGTCTCCGTAATCAAGAGCTAATATTCTTTTCTTCAACAATTTCTCCTTATTTTTATAAATAGCAACTAAAACCTACTTATGTTTTAAATAAGTAGGTTTTAGTATAAAAATTTTCAGTTTTATTTAAACGTACTTTTACTATTCACAATCCATTAAATACTTACACAAAACGAGTTCCAAGATTTCATCTCTCTCGATTTGTCTTATAAGCTTTCTCGCATCTTTATAAGAGGTAATATATGTTGGGTCCCCACTCATTATATAACCTACTAATTGATTGACAGGATTGTATCCTTTTTCTTCCAATGCCGCTTTCACTTTTTTAATAGTTTCTTCAATCAGTTTCGAACGATCGTTATCCACGCTAAACTGCATTGTATAATTACTATTACTGTTACTTGTTCCCATAATATCACCTACCTATAATAAATTTTACATTATAAATTATAATTATTCAAGTTTTTTATTGTTTTCTTAACAATTTATAATCTTTCTTTAATAAATCCTTTTGCGTTTTCCAACGCCATATCCGCTTTTGAAATGTCTTTTATCCCTGCCTGAGCCATATCGGGTCTGCCGCCGCCGCCGCTTCCGATACTTACCGCAACGTCTTTGATGAATTTACCGCAGTTAAATCCGTCTTTGACCGCTTCTTTACTTGCGGAAGCGATCATAAAGCCCTTTTCTCCAGCTACACTTACCAAGAACACGATCACGTTTTCGACCTTATCTTTTACTTTATCACTAAGTTCTCTAAGATCATTCACATTAAGACCGTCTACTTTTGCAAATACACATTTTGTTCCATTTACATCAAAAGCATTATCTATAATTCCCGAAACAACATCTTTGTTTGCTTCTTTTCTGAATGCTTCAAGTTCTTTTAATAAAGATTTGTTCTTATTTAGTAGTTCATCTACTTTTTCTATTATATTATTATTATTTAGTCTTAATTTGTCTTTTATTGTCTGAAGCTCATGATATTTTTCCAAACTTTCTTCTATGGCACATTTTCCGGTTATGGCTTCTATCCTTCTTACTCCGCTGGCAACGGAACTTTCGGAAAGTATTTTAAACATGCTTATATCATTTGTATTATTTACATGACAGCCTCCGCATAGCTCGATGGAATAATCCCCCATTTTTACTACTCTGACATTACTTCCGTACTTTTCTCCGAATAAAGCCGTAGCACCGAGCTTTCTTGCTTCATCTATACTTGTTTCAAAGTAATTTACTTCATCTTTATTTAAGATTTCGGCATTTACTCTTTTTTCGATTTCATCAAGTTCTTCATTAGTAACTTTTTCAAAGTGAGAAAAGTCAAATCTAAGTCTTTCGCTGTCTACATAAGAACCCGCCTGATTTACATGTTCGCCCAACACTTCTTTGAGGGCTTTATGAAGAAGATGAGTTGCAGAGTGGTTTCTCTCGGTATTGAGTCTGTTTTGTTTATCTACCGTCATACTGTACTCTTTATCTGCTTCAAGACTTCCTGAAATGATTTCCACTTCATGAACGAATTTATCTCCGCTCTTTGTTACACTTTTGACTTTTGCGTTTACTTTATCATCCTCTATCTTGCCAATATCGTGAACCTGTCCGCCGCTTGTAGCGTAAAACGGTGTCCTGTTAAATATTACAAGACCGATTTCACCTTCGTTTAAGATATCTATAGCTTCATTATCTTTAATAATCTCGATTACCTTACCTTTATCTGAAAGGCTTTCATATCCGCTGAATTCGGTGCTTGGAAGATTTGCTATAAAGTTTGTAAGATCACCTTTATAGCTGACGATTTCTTTATTGTTCCTTGCACTTCTGGCTTTGTCTTTTTGCTCCTGCATCGCCTTTTCAAAACCATTTTTATCTACTTTAAGACCTTTTTCTTCAAGTATCTCTTCCGTTAGTTCAAGAGGAAAACCATAAGTATCATATAATTTGAAAGCATCCAAACCACCTAAAGTATCTCCCTTTAGATTTGCGATAAGTTCGTCAATCATGCTTAAACCCTGATTGACTGTTTCATTAAACTTTTCTTCTTCTATATTTATAAGTTTAAGTATAGTGGTTTCTTTTTCTCTTAAAGCAGGATAAGCTTCTCCGGAAATTTCTATTACCTTTTTGGCAACGCCTTCCATAAAATGACCTTCGATACCGAGGAGTTTTCCGTGTCTCATTGCTCTTCTTAAAATCCTTTTAAGGACATATCCTCTTCCTTCATTGGAGGTTAAGATACCGTCACTCGCCATGAATACACTACTTCTGATATGGTCGGTGATAACTCTTATCGAAACATCGTCATTTTCGTTTACACCATATTTCTTACCTGATATTTCGCATATATAATCAAGGATATATCTGATAGTATCGACTTCAAAGATATTATCCACTTCCTGAACGTATGCGGCAAGTCTTTCAAGTCCCATACCCGTATCGATATTCGGATGTTCAAGCTTATTGTAATTACCTTCTTTATCCTTATCGAACTGAGTGAACACAAGGTTCCAAACTTCCATATATCTGTCACAGTCACAGCCTACACCGCATGTAGGGCGGTCACAGCCATATTCTTCTCCCCTGTCTACATATATCTCACTGCAAGGTCCGCATGGTCCCAGACCAATTTCCCAAAAGTTATCTTCTTTACCTAGTCTGGTTATCCTATTATCTGTGAGACCTATATCATTCTTCCAGATTTCAGCGGCTTCATCATCATTTTCATAAACCGAAACATAAAGCTTGTCCTTATCTAAACCGATTTTTTCAGTTAAAAACTCCCATGCAAAAGCTATGGCTTCTTTTTTAAAATAGTCCCCGAATGAAAAATTACCGAGCATTTCAAAGAACGTACCATGTCTGGCAGTTTTACCTACATTGTCTATATCAGGTGTTCTTATACACTTTTGACATGTAGTTACCCTTTTTTTCGGAGGAACTTCTTCACCTATAAAATATGGTTTTAAAGGAGCCATTCCCGAATTTATAAGAAGCAAGCTTTTATCGTTATGAGGTACCAAAGAAAAGCTTTCAAGTCTTAAATGTCCTTTGCTTTCATAGAATTCCAAAAACATTTTTCTAAGTTCGTTTAATGAATATTTTTCCATACATTTCTCCCAAATTATTTAATACTAATATCACCGGATTTTTTAAGTCCTTTTGCCGTAAGGATAGGACCTGTGATTTCAAAAATAAATGTTGCACCCATTATTATATTTAAAAATAACGGGCCGTAATCAGGCATCATACGAGCAGCCGCAACAGCCAGTCCGACGCCGACTCCCGCCATAGGCATCAAACCCATACCGAGATAATTTCTTGTAACTTTATCGGTCCTTGCCATTTCACACCCGAGGAATGCCCCCAGTATCTTGCCTATAAACCTTGAAACGACAAATGCCAAGCCTATAAGCCCAAGACTGAGGACGACCTTTAAATCAAGGCTGTAACCTGCAAGAACAAAGAAAATCACATATATAGGATTTACAGCTTCTTCGGTCAAAGCAAATACTCTGTCATATCTTGAACAGTAGTTTGCAATGACACTTCCTACAGCCATACAAATCAAAATTGAAGATAATTCAAAATAAATACCGAGCCCAGTTCCTACAAGAACCGAAGCACAGCTTATAATCAGTACCTGTGACTTATCTCTTCTGATTTTCCTTTCAACAAAACAGAATGCTATACCTATAACGGCACCTATACCAAGAGATAATACAATCTCTATAAGAGGCGAAATAAGTGCACTGTACATATTAAAATGTCCGTTTATCATCGATTCGGAAACCGCACAGGCAATACTGAAAAGGAACAAACAAACCGCATCATCGAGTGCTACAACGGTAAGTATGGTATTTGTCAGTTTCCCCTTAGCTTTATACTGTTTGATTACATTTACCGTTGCGGCAGGAGCCGTAGCGGCAGAAAGTGCACCAAACACTATTGATAAAGGTAAATCAGAGGTAGCTAAATATACCCCGAGAGTAACAACGATAAT
This region of Anaerofustis stercorihominis DSM 17244 genomic DNA includes:
- the feoB gene encoding ferrous iron transport protein B — translated: MGLTSSSTGAKVLEADVFEKAIGCDFTIGLAGNPNVGKSTVFNALTGMHQHTGNWPGKTVSNAVGKCRYKDKDLLFVDIPGTYSLMSNSEEEEIARNYICFGQADVTVIVVDSTALERNLNLVFQTFEITNNVIVCVNLLDEAKKKGIKINLELLSEYLGVPVVGVTARRPKTLNRLLSAIYSVCTNKIKVNPKCIKYNEHIEDAIEKITEKLKQTSIKNTYLHRWIALKLIDGDEKILKSLENYLEIDLLGNKSIISTVEKVKIKLMTNNITKNNFRDRVVEEILQNDEEICEDVLEYEVRDYNDRDRKVDKILTSKTFGIPLMILFLGVIFWLTITGANYPSEMLSVFFGYVGDKLYALFDYLHAPAFLKGVLIDGMYNTLSWVISVMLPPMAIFFPLFTILEDLGYLPRIAFNLDHYFKKACASGKQALTMCMGFGCNAAGVIGCRIINSTRERLIAILTNAFVPCNGRFPFLIAVASIFIGGVGFSFGNSILSTLAVLFVIILGILLTLFISKFLSKTVLKGMPSTLTLELPPYRKPQIGRILVRSIFDRTLYVLGRAMVFAAPAGIVIWLMANIGIGNASILTHIATFLNPFAQLMGLDGYILTAFILGLPANEIVLPIILMCYLGKGTMVDIENTMEIGKVLIANGWTILTAVNVMIFTLLHFPCATTLMTIKSETKSLKWTALAFVLPTVCGIGLCMFTNLIYHIII
- a CDS encoding FeoA family protein — its product is MEKRKVLSKVEIGNLGKVLDINCEGDDRRRFLDLGVVKGTKIKPVLISPLGDPRAYEIRGSIIAFRKEDADKIEVFEV
- the abc-f gene encoding ribosomal protection-like ABC-F family protein, which translates into the protein MSLININNLTFAYEGTYENIFENVNLNIDSSWKLGLIGRNGRGKTTLLNLLLGKYEYKGTINTKVNFEYFPFEINDLNKLTIEIVEDINPNYEYWQIAKELNLLSVDEEVLYRPFYTLSNGERIKIMLASLFTKENSFLLIDEPTNHLDMEAREKLTEYLNSKSGFILVSHDRTLLDNSVDHIISINKNKIDLQKGNFSSYFTNKEREDKFELTQNEKLKSEISELTEASKRTTGWSNEVEKTKYNKRNSGLRPDRGFIGHKSAKMMQRAKAIEKRRNASIEEKSKLLKNIEKQEDLKIVGSEYHTKLLLRLNHLNIYYDDKEAVHDVTFNINKGDRVILKGKNGSGKSSILKLILGKDIKYSGDLYKGSSLKISYISQDTSFLKGTFKDFCFDNGIDETIFKTNLRKLDFERSEFEKNLEDLSSGQKKKILIAKSLTERANLYIWDEPLNFIDVFSRIQIEEVILKYKPTMIIVEHDKAFIDKVGSKVVELD
- a CDS encoding YlbF family regulator, coding for MNVYDKANDLAKAIKESDEFKRYKDAAVKVDQNEEHKKMIKNFMDFQYEFYLAQMKGEQPDEKRVEEFNVLYSTISNITDIKEFMEAQMYFARLMEDIQKTVAEASDTGLAFLNELVGK
- a CDS encoding ribonuclease J; protein product: MAFRKNNFEATPLTNVKQIETEEKPLLPKQKKETNTNKETKSRTRRNTNQRRTSRPVKKDDNKKTNNNQPAKKLKVIPLGGLGEIGKNLTVFETEDDIVIVDCGLKFPDEDMYGIDIVIPEFTYLIENRHKIRGLFITHGHEDHIGAIPYLLKQINIPIYGTKLTIGLLKRKLTEHGLDESAKLHIVKQGHIVKIKGFSVEFVTSNHSIPDSCALYIKSNCGTVFHTGDFKVDYTPVDNQQIDLQRMAAIGAEGVDLLIADSTNAEREGHAKSEASVGKTFNTLFKEGANKRIILATFATNVHRVQQVFDAAKKFKRKVAISGRSMVNVIGVAKELKYLKFNDNIMIELNDVDNYAPEQVVILTTGSQGEPMAALSRMANGEHRQFKITNEDYVIISATPIPGNEKTVADVINNLFELGADVVYQGAEGIHVSGHAQKEELKLMHSIIKPKYFMPAHGEYKMLSKHKDLAMELGMKEENIFVMKNGDILEIGDKAKVNGEAPNGLIMIDGLGIGDVGNIVLKDRKKLSEDGLFVVVVSLTKERVVSGPGIVSRGFVYMRESEELLNGAKDIAKKVLNKYKDRLFDYNSIKADMKYELEKYLYDNTKRRPMILPILMYVKID
- a CDS encoding DUF1292 domain-containing protein, giving the protein MSEEQQVDVIVLKNEEGEEISFLVEDEFEFEDKSYLVLYEEDNDEDAYLFIIEEEDEDNLVVKEVTDEDEFNRVSEFYYSE
- the ruvX gene encoding Holliday junction resolvase RuvX, with the protein product MKKRILALDYGDSRIGVAVSDALHITAQGICVIKRTKNIEEDIEKIKKYIKEYDTGLVILGHPLNLSGERGTRALVTEEFCDILKEKIDIPVELWDERLSTKEAERALEAGGVNWRKKREVIDMMAAQIILSSYLDYNNNLGGF